From Paenibacillus sp. GP183, one genomic window encodes:
- the rpsB gene encoding 30S ribosomal protein S2: MAVISMKQLLEAGVHFGHQTRRWNPKMDKYIFTERNGIYIIDLQKTVKKVDEAYNFVKSVSAENGTILFVGTKKQAQDSVAEEAARCGMFYINQRWLGGTLTNFQTIQKRIDRLKELERWSEDGTFEVLPKKEVIILNKEKDRLEKFLGGIKNMRGLPSALFIIDPRKERIAVAEARKLGIPIVGIVDTNCDPDEIDYVIPGNDDAIRAVKLLTAKIADAVIEAHQGEQTTA; this comes from the coding sequence ATGGCAGTTATTTCCATGAAGCAGCTTTTAGAAGCTGGGGTACACTTCGGTCACCAGACACGTCGCTGGAATCCTAAAATGGACAAATACATCTTCACCGAAAGAAACGGGATTTACATTATTGACCTGCAAAAGACAGTGAAAAAAGTTGATGAAGCTTATAACTTCGTTAAATCCGTATCTGCAGAGAACGGCACGATTCTTTTCGTAGGAACCAAGAAACAAGCGCAGGATTCTGTAGCTGAAGAAGCAGCTCGCTGCGGTATGTTCTACATCAACCAGCGTTGGTTGGGTGGTACGCTCACGAACTTCCAGACGATCCAAAAGCGTATCGATCGTTTGAAAGAGCTGGAAAGATGGTCAGAAGATGGAACCTTCGAGGTTCTTCCCAAGAAAGAAGTTATCATTCTTAACAAAGAAAAAGATCGTTTGGAGAAATTCCTTGGCGGCATCAAGAACATGAGAGGCCTGCCTAGCGCTTTGTTTATCATCGATCCTCGTAAAGAGCGTATTGCTGTAGCGGAAGCTCGCAAACTGGGAATTCCTATCGTAGGTATTGTCGATACCAACTGTGATCCGGATGAAATCGATTATGTGATTCCGGGTAACGATGACGCAATCCGCGCTGTGAAACTGTTGACAGCCAAAATTGCCGATGCGGTGATCGAAGCTCACCAGGGCGAACAAACAACAGCTTAA
- the tsf gene encoding translation elongation factor Ts: MAVTAQMVKELREKTGAGMLDCKKALEEANGDLTKAGELLREKGLAAASNKAGRIATEGAVESYIHAGGKVGVLVEVNCETDFVGKTEQFRSFVRDLAMHIAAASPIYVKREDVPHEALDKEKEILRNQALNEGKPEKIVDKMVEGRISKYYEEFCLMEQSFIKDPDKTISQLLNEKISQIGENISIRRFVRFGLGEGLEKKQENFAEEVMSQVKL; encoded by the coding sequence ATGGCAGTAACAGCTCAAATGGTCAAAGAATTGCGTGAAAAAACAGGCGCGGGTATGCTGGATTGCAAAAAAGCACTGGAAGAAGCAAACGGTGATTTAACCAAAGCAGGAGAGCTTCTTCGCGAGAAAGGACTTGCTGCAGCTTCGAATAAAGCAGGACGTATTGCGACTGAAGGTGCTGTTGAATCTTATATCCATGCCGGCGGTAAGGTTGGCGTGCTCGTTGAAGTGAATTGTGAAACCGACTTCGTTGGTAAAACAGAACAATTCAGATCCTTCGTCAGAGATCTTGCAATGCACATAGCGGCAGCAAGCCCAATTTATGTGAAACGTGAAGACGTTCCGCATGAGGCTTTGGATAAAGAGAAAGAAATACTTCGCAACCAGGCTTTGAATGAAGGCAAACCGGAAAAAATCGTCGATAAAATGGTAGAAGGCCGCATCAGCAAATATTATGAAGAGTTCTGTTTGATGGAACAGTCATTCATCAAGGATCCGGATAAAACGATCTCCCAATTGCTGAATGAAAAAATCTCCCAAATCGGAGAAAATATTTCAATTCGCCGTTTCGTACGATTTGGCCTAGGTGAAGGACTTGAGAAAAAACAAGAGAACTTTGCTGAAGAAGTTATGTCCCAGGTGAAACTCTAA
- the pyrH gene encoding UMP kinase: MERPFYKRVILKLSGEALAGQLGYGIDAEVMTSVAYQVKEVVDLNVEVAVVVGGGNIWRGIAGSAKGIDRATADYMGMLATVMNALALQDALETIGVPTRVQSSITMQQVAEPYIRRRAMRHLEKGRVVIFAAGTGNPYFSTDTTAALRAAEIEADVILMAKNKVDGVYSADPFKDSSAVKYETLTYMEVLSNNLGVMDSTASSLCMDNNIPLVVFSITEKGNIKRVVLGEKIGTTVKGSV; this comes from the coding sequence TTGGAGCGTCCTTTTTATAAAAGAGTGATTTTGAAATTAAGCGGGGAAGCTTTGGCTGGACAGCTAGGCTACGGGATTGATGCTGAAGTGATGACTTCGGTAGCCTATCAAGTGAAAGAAGTCGTTGATTTGAATGTTGAAGTTGCCGTAGTTGTTGGCGGCGGCAACATATGGAGAGGAATTGCCGGCAGCGCCAAGGGCATCGATCGTGCGACTGCAGACTACATGGGCATGCTCGCTACTGTGATGAATGCGCTGGCGCTCCAGGATGCATTGGAGACCATCGGAGTGCCGACGCGGGTCCAATCCTCGATTACGATGCAGCAGGTGGCAGAGCCCTACATACGCCGAAGAGCGATGCGGCACCTTGAAAAAGGAAGAGTCGTGATTTTCGCAGCAGGCACAGGGAATCCTTATTTCTCCACCGATACGACAGCGGCGCTTAGAGCGGCGGAGATTGAAGCGGATGTTATCCTGATGGCCAAGAACAAAGTGGATGGCGTATATTCCGCTGATCCTTTTAAAGACAGCTCAGCTGTCAAATATGAAACATTGACTTATATGGAAGTGCTGAGCAACAATTTAGGCGTCATGGACTCGACGGCTTCCTCACTGTGTATGGATAACAACATCCCGTTGGTGGTGTTCTCGATCACAGAGAAAGGGAATATTAAACGAGTTGTCCTTGGCGAGAAGATCGGGACCACAGTTAAAGGGAGTGTATAG